In one window of Drosophila ananassae strain 14024-0371.13 chromosome XR, ASM1763931v2, whole genome shotgun sequence DNA:
- the LOC6501855 gene encoding cactin: MPKEKSKSRRRSRSRSRDREDSSRHRERERERERDRDRESRREKEKDRERRREKDKPRDKRRDNEKSHKSSSRKRRSSSSSSSSSSSSDSPKSPLATSSMKLLQTLEARRLKEQQERQRKKEELKAQETPEEKRARRLREKQAKEQRRRQRMGWDNEYQTYSNEDNPFGDSNLTSTFHWGKKLEVEGLSNLSTKTVEVLSLQKQLENRRELEKVKKRRQERELERQVREDDLMQQQRAKEAVQFREWQRQEDQFHLEQARLRSEIRIRDGRAKPIDLLAQYVAAGNAPLEESLEMQMHEPYMLLNGLPMEELEDLLVDIKVYEELEQGKHIDFWNDMITIVQDELQKQQKKQAENNSMNQRRDGIHQSVVKDVADIFRGKNAQQLDEMRQRIEAKISSRADGVDISYWESLLSQLKAHMSRARLRDRHQALLREKLLLLKKENEDEAAQEEMAIRIKREEEQEHELAQQQTEATEGREDEDVAEDEDDDPLREIREAVNRYHAGNYSPRYIREEDFTGRRLQTEEDEDEQADGVLYDEEDDERRIQTQRLHVLHPERAETNQLTAQEVKMRNEARQGMQGDEAEFSVETTLDAVPQLATDKYRPRKPRYFNRVHTGFEWNKYNQTHYDMDNPPPKIVQGYKFNIFYPDLMDKSQTPQYFLTPCPDNGDFAVLRFHTGPPYEDIAFKIVNREWEFSYKRGFRCQFHNNIFQLWFHFKRYRYRR; the protein is encoded by the coding sequence atgcccaaggagaagtCAAAATCCAGGAGAAGGagtcgcagtcgcagccgCGACAGGGAGGATAGCAGTCGACACAGGGAGCGGGAAAGGGAGCGAGAACGCGACAGGGACCGAGAGTCTCGCAGGGAAAAAGAGAAAGATCGTGAGCGTCGCAGGGAAAAGGATAAGCCCAGGGACAAAAGAAGGGATAACGAGAAGAGCCATAAAAGCAGCAGCCGCAAACGTCGATCCTCCAGTTCCAGCTCGTCCAGTTCTTCGTCCTCCGACAGCCCCAAGTCCCCGCTCGCCACAAGCTCAATGAAATTGCTTCAGACACTGGAAGCGCGTCGCCTAAAGGAGCAGCAAGAGCGCCAGCGAAAGAAAGAGGAGCTGAAGGCGCAGGAGACACCGGAGGAGAAGCGCGCCCGTCGCCTCCGCGAGAAACAAGCCAAGGAGCAGCGCCGACGACAGCGAATGGGCTGGGATAATGAGTACCAGACATATTCCAACGAGGACAACCCCTTTGGCGACTCCAATCTTACGTCCACCTTCCACTGGGGCAAGAAGCTGGAGGTAGAGGGCCTCTCCAATCTTTCAACCAAAACGGTGGAGGTGCTATCATTGCAGAAGCAACTGGAAAACCGCAGGGAACTCGAGAAGGTAAAGAAACGGCGGCAGGAACGGGAGCTGGAACGACAGGTGCGCGAGGACGATCTCATGCAGCAGCAGCGGGCCAAGGAGGCAGTCCAGTTCAGGGAGTGGCAGCGCCAGGAAGATCAGTTTCATCTCGAGCAGGCGCGTCTACGCAGCGAAATCCGGATACGTGATGGCCGGGCGAAGCCCATCGATCTGCTGGCCCAATACGTGGCCGCTGGCAACGCTCCCCTGGAGGAATCTCTCGAGATGCAAATGCACGAGCCATATATGCTCCTCAACGGGCTGCCCATGGAAGAACTCGAGGATCTCCTGGTGGACATCAAGGTCTACGAAGAGCTGGAGCAGGGTAAGCACATTGATTTCTGGAACGATATGATCACCATTGTACAGGACGAGCTGCAGAAGCAGCAGAAGAAGCAAGCCGAGAACAACTCAATGAATCAAAGGCGAGATGGCATCCACCAGAGCGTCGTAAAGGATGTGGCGGACATATTTCGGGGCAAGAACGCGCAGCAGCTGGATGAGATGCGCCAGCGCATCGAGGCCAAGATCAGTAGTCGAGCGGATGGAGTGGACATCAGTTATTGGGAGAGTCTCCTCTCCCAACTCAAGGCCCACATGTCCCGAGCACGTCTCCGGGACCGTCACCAGGCACTGCTTCGTGAGAAACTCCTGCTGCTCAAAAAGGAGAACGAAGACGAGGCAGCCCAAGAGGAAATGGCCATTCGGATTAAGAGGGAGGAAGAGCAGGAGCACGAGCTGGCTCAGCAGCAGACCGAAGCGACTGAAGGTCGCGAAGACGAGGATGTCGCTGAAGACGAGGACGATGACCCTCTGCGGGAAATCCGAGAAGCAGTGAATCGCTACCACGCCGGAAACTACAGTCCGCGTTACATACGCGAAGAGGACTTCACGGGCCGGCGGCTCCAGACGGAGGAAGACGAGGATGAGCAGGCCGATGGCGTTCTCTACgacgaggaggacgacgaaCGAAGAATCCAAACGCAAAGGCTACACGTACTGCATCCCGAGCGGGCCGAGACAAACCAGCTGACGGCCCAGGAAGTCAAGATGCGAAACGAGGCTCGCCAGGGCATGCAGGGCGACGAGGCCGAGTTCAGTGTGGAGACCACACTGGATGCAGTGCCGCAGCTGGCCACCGACAAGTACCGCCCACGAAAGCCGCGCTACTTCAATCGCGTGCACACTGGCTTCGAGTGGAACAAGTACAACCAGACGCACTACGACATGGACAACCCGCCACCCAAGATTGTCCAGGGCTACAAGTTCAACATCTTCTACCCGGATCTAATGGATAAGTCGCAGACACCACAGTATTTCCTAACGCCCTGCCCCGACAACGGCGACTTTGCTGTCCTACGTTTCCACACGGGTCCTCCCTACGAGGACATTGCCTTCAAGATCGTCAACCGCGAGTGGGAGTTCAGCTACAAGCGCGGCTTCCGCTGCCAGTTCCACAATAATATCTTTCAGTTGTGGTTCCACTTCAAGCGGTATCGCTACAGGCGGTAA
- the LOC6501971 gene encoding uncharacterized protein LOC6501971, with product MVKVEVEYCGTCNFSGQCQLLRQFLLASNPDLEVSCRQGRRGSFEVAIDGQLVHSKLSSLAFPQHASVLDQVQRAQRGESVNTVREEPIKDCILM from the exons atggTCAAGGTGGAGGTGGAGTACTG CGGGACCTGCAACTTTAGTGGGCAGTGCCAGCTCCTGCGGCAATTTCTGCTGGCGTCCAATCCGGATTTGGAGGTTTCCTGTCGGCAGGGACGCCGCGGATCCTTCGAGGTGGCCATCGATGGGCAACTGGTGCACTCGAAGCTCTCCTCGCTAGCCTTCCCGCAGCATGCCAGCGTCTTGGATCAGGTTCAGAGGGCACAGCGCGGCGAGTCTGTGAACACAGTGCGGGAGGAGCCCATCAAGGATTGCATCCTGATGTGA
- the LOC6501857 gene encoding zinc finger protein ZPR1 — translation MSTVGATSSSNASSLSQEAVRKEPIFREINAEQTDEVVEIESACMGCFQTGVTRLLPTKIPFFREVVLMSFKCDHCGYTNNEMQSASEIQKSGVRIELEVKTVADLNRRVVRSDNSSVSIPEVELEIPVQSQKGEVTTVEGIIERTIAGLSQDQDKRRIDHPTEAATLDAYIERLHKLKEVTTPFRVLLEDISGNSFIENPLAPASDPQLKTAHFTRTKEQNEQLGLYEQNHEEQHLLKPIAEDEWPIENLHGEVLQFPTNCPNCQAPCETNMKLTNIPHFKEVVIMATVCGTCGHKTNEVKSGGGVEPQGVRFKVRITNKEDLTRDVLKSETCSLSIPELDLEVGPHALCGRFTTVEGLLVAMRDQLDGTFFHDSADETTKQQMKRFLDTFEAVTKLEKVITLVLEDPAGNTYVQSLSDDDAEPDDKLTVERYDRSFQDNEELGLNDMKTEGYEQDA, via the exons ATGTCCACAGTGGGCGCCACAAGTAGCAGCAATGCTTCCAGCTTGTCGCAGGAGGCTGTCCGCAAGGAGCCCATCTTCCGGGAGATAAACGCTGAGCAGACAGACGAAGTGGTAGAGATCGAGTCTGCCTGCATGGGATGCTTCCAGACGGGAGTCACCCGCCTGTTGCCCACTAAGATTCCCTTCTTTCGGGAGGTAGTTCTGATGTCCTTCAAGTGTGACCACTGTGGATACACAAACAACGAGATGCAGTCCGCCTCGGAGATCCAGAAGTCCGGAGTTCGTATCGAGCTGGAGGTGAAAACCGTTGCCGATCTTAATCGAAGAGTTGTGCGATCGGACAACTCCAGCGTGAGCATACCAGAGGTGGAGCTAGAGATTCCAGTGCAATCGCAAAAGGGCGAGGTGACGACCGTGGAGGGAATCATCGAAAGGACCATTGCCGGCTTGTCTCAGGATCAGGACAAGCGGCGGATAGACCACCCGACGGAAGCAGCTACCTTAGACGCCTATATTGAGCGGCTGCACAAGCTCAAGGAGGTTACCACGCCATTCAGGGTGCTCCTCGAGGACATCTCCGGCAACAGCTTTATCGAGAATCCCCTGGCTCCGGCGTCAGATCCCCAGCTCAAAACAGCCCATTTTACGCGTACCAAGGAGCAGAACGAACAATTGG GACTCTACGAACAGAATCACGAGGAGCAACATCTTCTGAAGCCCATCGCCGAGGACGAGTGGCCTATAGAGAATCTTCACGGCGAAGTTCTGCAGTTCCCCACGAACTGTCCCAATTGCCAGGCGCCCTGTGAAACCAACATGAAGCTAACGAACATCCCCCACTTTAAGGAGGTAGTTATAATGGCCACTGTCTGCGGAACCTGCGGTCATAAGACCAATGAGGTGAAGTCTGGCGGCGGTGTGGAGCCCCAAGGAGTCCGCTTCAAG GTGCGAATAACCAACAAGGAAGATCTGACCCGCGATGTCCTGAAGTCTGAAACCTGCAGCTTATCGATACCGGAATTGGACCTCGAAGTGGGACCTCATGCGCTGTGTGGTCGGTTCACGACAGTGGAAGGCTTACTGGTGGCTATGCGAGACCAGCTGGACGGAACATTCTTTCACGACTCCGCCGATGAGACGACAAAGCAACAGATGAAGCGATTCCTCGATACCTTTGAGGCAGTCACAAAACTGGAAAAAGTTATCACGCTAGTCTTGGAAGACCCCGCTGGTAATACCTACGTGCAATCATTAAGCGACGATGATGCGGAGCCTGATGACAAGCTTACTGTGGAGCGGTACGATCGCTCGTTCCAGGATAACGAGGAGCTGGGTCTGAACGACATGAAGACAGAGGGCTATGAGCAGGATGCGTGA
- the LOC6501858 gene encoding TM2 domain-containing protein almondex — MRFQRQCIVVNMRSAIALILIFVLTGIRNSETASGGNQMDLTDAKSDHKDNSNASNNGNGHGNGNSNDNEVYVPSMGSNMVSKNGGGVLDNITTYSSSNSVNNNNMLCPFDKDTPCETLQFPCIRCAYNYGCLYGRDVNVTCEIIGNVQCQGERSFQRKMNCRYCYQTELWQQNCVQRAHCNSAAGKYYRTNCTVHQDVLCLGNRSFTRNLRCNWTQGYRWSTALLISLTLGGFGADRFYLGHWQEGIGKLFSFGGLGVWTIIDVLLISMHYLGPADGSLYI; from the coding sequence ATGCGATTTCAGCGTCAGTGCATTGTGGTCAACATGCGATCAGCCATAGCACTGATCCTAATCTTCGTCCTGACCGGGATCAGGAATAGTGAAACCGCCAGCGGTGGAAACCAGATGGATCTCACAGATGCGAAATCCGATCACAAGGACAACAGCAACGCTAGCAACAATGGAAATGGCCACGGCAACGGGAACAGCAACGACAACGAGGTCTACGTGCCGTCAATGGGCTCAAATATGGTCTCCAAAAACGGCGGCGGAGTTTTAGATAACATAACCACGTACAGCAGCTCGAACTCGGTTAACAATAACAACATGCTCTGCCCATTCGATAAGGACACGCCTTGCGAGACGCTGCAGTTTCCGTGCATCCGGTGCGCCTACAACTACGGCTGCCTGTACGGCCGAGATGTGAATGTGACGTGCGAGATCATAGGGAATGTGCAGTGCCAGGGCGAGCGGAGCTTTCAGCGGAAAATGAACTGTCGGTACTGCTATCAAACGGAGCTATGGCAACAGAACTGCGTCCAGCGGGCCCATTGCAACTCTGCTGCAGGCAAATACTATCGGACGAACTGCACTGTCCACCAGGACGTCCTGTGCCTGGGCAACCGCTCCTTTACGCGAAACCTGCGCTGCAATTGGACGCAAGGCTATCGCTGGAGCACCGCCCTCTTGATCAGCCTAACTTTGGGAGGATTCGGAGCCGACAGATTCTATCTGGGTCACTGGCAGGAGGGCATTGGAAAGCTATTCAGCTTCGGCGGCCTCGGCGTTTGGACCATCATCGATGTGCTGCTTATCTCTATGCATTATCTCGGTCCGGCAGATGGGTCGCTGTACATTTAG
- the LOC6501970 gene encoding la-related protein 7 has translation MTKRKHGHEPGVTGENTKPADPSETAAMEPKEPPGAETETETEVEPEAETSSPAKPNGGRKRKRYLYNAIRGQMEFYFGDANLSKDRFLRRYVDQDPYVPLEIFLSFNKIKTLTLDVGQIAKSLGNSQLLELDESGLKVKRKTKLPVQREVNDKTLYVEALPANANHDWLKEVFSRYGPVAYVSLPHYPGTKKIKEFAFIEFEKSSSVEKAVKAFTQIQGVLAVDTDPSELASIKSFQQQQQPALPQEQQPQKEEISAEDPPKRNLKREATDKNKEELLDVKRAKLEAVEQPEETSTAEETDASETDAEATAEASEGERKEDTKDGEDTSKKRRRKRKKKAVVDKPNIDPSALELKVLPKTSWSSLRNKYLNLQRRLVSEAKSKLWREQHPYQHHQQQHQHPITHHANPPQPEVTKEEDTSSDVLSDGGGGEPVGEAGPIPTKRRKAVHKMNMNFYGAGGGDTTKSEEPSQERTPLFKYEPGLIVECALLEPCTSVKEFKADMRQYPEIKYVDIKEGDQVAQLRLSTPQGAEELVRQLNCAERQLTILRGQAEALYWRKIEQDREAKLSKKVRVQQKRGREKVSKMLGKHIKFDDGDDGDVPVASIE, from the exons ATGACCAAGCGCAAGCACGGTCACGAACCCGGTGTAACCGGAGAGAACACGAAACCGGCAGATCCTAGTGAAACAGCCGCTATGGAGCCCAAGGAGCCGCCGggagcggaaacggaaaccgAGACGGAGGTAGAGCCTGAAGCGGAAACCTCTTCACCGGCAAAGCCAAATGGAGGGCGCAAAAGAAAGCGATATCTCTACAACGCCATAAGGGGACAAATGGAGTTCTATTTTGGGGATGCTAACTTAAGTAAAGATCGTTTCCTGCGACGCTATGTCGACCAGGATCCGT ATGTGCCCCTGGAGATTTTCCTGTCTTTCAACAAGATCAAGACGCTCACCCTTGATGTTGGGCAGATTGCCAAGTCGTTGGGTAACTCCCAGCTCCTGGAGCTGGACGAAAGCGGGCTAAAGGTGAAGAGGAAGACCAAGCTACCGGTGCAGAGGGAGGTTAACGACAAGACCTTGTACGTTGAGGCACTTCCAGCGAATGCCAACCACGATTGGCTTAAGGAGGTCTTTAGTCGCTATGGACCAGTGGCGTACGTCTCGCTGCCCCATTATCCTGGCACGAAGAAAATCAAGGAGTTCGCTTTTATAGAATTCGAAAAGAGCAGCTCTGTGGAGAAGGCCGTTAAGGCTTTTACGCAAATTCAAGGAGTCTTGGCCGTGGACACAGATCCTAGTGAGCTCGCCAGCATCAAGTCCttccaacaacagcagcagccagcGCTTCCAcaggagcagcagccgcagaAGGAAGAGATTTCAGCAGAGGACCCACCCAAGCGAAACCTTAAAAGGGAGGCAACCGataaaaacaaagaagaaCTGCTAGACGTAAAGCGTGCAAAGTTGGAGGCTGTTGAACAGCCCGAAGAAACCTCGACAGCAGAAGAAACGGATGCCAGCGAAACGGACGCTGAAGCCACTGCCGAAGCCTCCGAAGGGGAGCGCAAGGAGGACACTAAAGACGGCGAGGACACTTCCAAGAAGCGTCGCCGTAAGCGCAAGAAAAAGGCAGTGGTAGACAAGCCAAACATAGATCCCAGTGCCCTGGAGCTGAAAGTTCTACCCAAAACCAGTTGGAGCAGCCTGCGCAACAAATACTTGAACCTGCAGCGTCGCCTGGTTAGCGAGGCCAAGAGCAAGCTGTGGCGCGAGCAACATCCTTACCAGcatcaccagcagcagcatcagcaccCAATCACCCACCACGCCAATCCCCCCCAGCCGGAGGTTACCAAAGAGGAGGATACCAGCAGCGACGTCTTAAGTGATGGTGGAGGAGGGGAACCTGTTGGTGAAGCGGGACCCATCCCGACTAAGCGACGCAAGGCGGTGCACAAGATGAACATGAACTTCTATGGTGCCGGCGGCGGAGATACCACGAAGTCTGAGGAACCCTCGCAGGAGCGAACGCCCTTGTTCAAATACGAACCTGGCCTGATAGTGGAGTGTGCTCTCTTGGAACCATGTACTAGTGTCAAGGAATTTAAAGCTGATATGCGGCAATACCCGGAGATCAAGTATGTGGACATCAAAGAGGGCGACCAGGTGGCTCAGCTGCGGCTGTCCACGCCCCAGGGCGCGGAGGAGCTCGTCCGCCAGTTGAATTGTGCTGAGCGCCAGCTAACGATCCTGCGGGGCCAGGCGGAGGCACTCTACTGGCGCAAGATCGAGCAGGACCGCGAGGCGAAGCTCTCTAAGAAAGTGCGCGTTCAACAAAAGCGAGGTAGAGAGAAGGTGTCGAAGATGCTGGGAAAACACATTAAGTTCGACGATGGCGATGATGGGGATGTCCCAGTGGCATCCATAGAATAA